From a single Maylandia zebra isolate NMK-2024a linkage group LG3, Mzebra_GT3a, whole genome shotgun sequence genomic region:
- the LOC112436471 gene encoding Fc receptor-like protein 5, with protein MGATLLCELGLFLLCTLLCSGHAQAAVLTIEPKSSSYFIGEFVTFKCDMNEGRDTDWYYAINKDGRDFVRYSEYKVYTLEMRSTDRSGKYQCYGSSKWSDYTKNSNTVSVTVLAGKPRATLTAGTTIIPVGGSVTLTCSVQSSDGWKYEWFRRTQTTSEVQIRDQQNRDIRVSQGGIYSCRGTRGNPVYYTDISDDVTIEKTFSNKVVVKQQPNWPQIFRGETITLTCEVQEGGETTEWWYEWRGPRTPTQWTHNNDVTFRVSESSSGDYMCKSRRRDDSYSSTEWSEAFTLSASTDQPRAQITSDMRDIPVAGSVTLTCSVNSSSSSGWKYYWYRDENSSEPLTTQDAVFHSNGQISVSQEGLYRCRGGRGNPVYYTEDSQSVRIDHRADVPTAEISLFPVLMIVGLISGITLIFLLLLYCCKKFKGAANEQTLNRDEDQQQVYSSLLHGDRCVYETVRRCENTENGPAEGDYTNVTSVIQLEVINRTRQRGDPEESSDYNNVNPNSATALKS; from the exons ATGGGAGCCACTTTGCTCTGTGAGCTGGGCCTATTCT TGCTCTGTACGCTCCTCTGCAGTGGACACGCTCAAG CTGCTGTGCTAACTATTGAACCCAAATCATCCAGTTATTTCATTGGAGAGTTTGTTACCTTCAAGTGTGACATGAATGAAGGAAGAGACACTGACTGGTATTATGCAATCAACAAGGATGGTCGAGACTTTGTCCGCTACAGTGAATACAAAGTCTACACATTAGAAATGAGATCTACAGATCGCAGTGGTAAATACCAGTGCTATGGCAGCTCAAAGTGGTCAGATTATACAAAGAACAGTAATACTGTCTCTGTAACTGTATTAG CAGGTAAACCCAGGGCCACACTGACAGCAGGAACAACAATCAtaccagtagggggcagtgtgacactgacctgCTCTGTGCAGAGCTCTGATGGATGGAAATATGAGTGGTTCAGACGAACCCAAACAACCTCTGAAGTTCAAATCAGAGATCAACAAAACAGAGATATCAGAGTATCTCAAGGAGGAATCTACAGCTGCAGAGGAACAAGAGGAAACCCAGTTTACTACACTGATATAAGTGATGATGTCACCATTGAGAAAACCT TTTCCAATAAAGTTGTTGTAAAACAACAACCCAACTGGCCTCAGATATTCAGAGGTGAGACGATCACTCTGACATGTGAGGTGCAGGAAGGAGGTGAAACCACTGAGTGGTGGTATGAATGGAGAGGACCCAGGACACCCACACAGTGGACACACAATAATGATGTGACATTCAGAGTTTCTGAGTCCAGCAGTGGAGACTACATGTGTAAGAGTCGACGCAGAGATGACTCATATTCTTCAACAGAGTGGAGTGAAGCCTTCACATTGTCAGCATCAA CAGATCAACCAAGGGCTCAAATAACGTCTGATATGAGAGACATTCCAGTAGCGGGCAGTGTGACCCTGACCTGCTCTGTgaactcatcatcatcatctggatgGAAATACTACTGGTACAGAGATGAGAACTCCTCTGAACCTCTGACCACACAAGATGCAGTTTTCCACTCAAATGGACAAATCAGTGTCTCACAGGAAGGACTCTacaggtgcagaggaggaagaggaaacccagtttactacacagaggacagccAGTCAGTCAGGATTGATCACAGGG CAGATGTCCCCACTGCTGAAAtctctttgtttcctgttctgatGATCGTTGGACTAATTTCTGGAATTACATTGATTTTCCTCCTGCTCTTGTATTGCTGCAAAAAGTTCAAAG GTGCTGCTAATGAGCAGACGCTCAATCgggatgaagatcagcagcaaGTGTACTCCTCTCTTCTTCATG gtgatCGTTGTGTCTATGAGACAGTCAGAAGgtgtgaaaacactgaaaatg GTCCAGCAGAAGGTGATTACACCAATGTCACATCTGTGATTCAGCTCGAAGTCATTAACAGGACAA GGCAACGTGGTGACCCAGAGGAGAGCTCTGACTACAATAATGTCAATCCAAATTCAGCCACAGCTCTAAAATCTTAA